The segment ATTTCTCAATGAACTGTTGCTGTAACCAGATCCCTTAACTCAGAAAGCTGATGTGCTGATGACTGTGCGGGCCCACTCAACACTTATTATGGATGGAAACGGTATGCGAGTTTCATACACGAAGTGATAGGAATTTTAAACCAAAATCATTTGTCCAAAGTATGGCATATTTACTGTAGTTCTGTGAATGCTTCTCATGCTGTCCTTTTGTATTTGGATCAAAGCTTCCTCTTAGGTTTAGATACAGTTGTGTTCAGTAGAAACATGCAATAAAGGACAGACACATGGTCATGTAAATGTTTTGTGTTCCTCAGTAGTACACCAAATAAGTACTCTTAGTTATAAAATAGGGTTAGCGTTAACTCAAGCTGGGACAAAAGCAATGATATTGTCTAACAGCAAATCTGATGCATCTTAGTGTTGGCACTACAAAGCTTGAAGGGATCAAATTAATATTTGTTAGTAATTTGTTACTAATTTGAATGGTTTATGAAGTGTCACATTGTTAGTGTGCCACTGTCACACTAAAGGCACTAATATACAGTAGTAGAGAATAAGGGTGACACCGCCATTTCAGGCAGTATTAGAAAGTGCTCAAAGGACAACAATTCAAAGGTGAGGAAACTGTTTTATTGATTAGTCAAAAACAAATGAGGATCTGGACACACAGAAAAGGAGAAAATTCACAATGAAATTGTTTTTTATCCTTTTTTAAAGAAGCACAGAATGCCAAAGCACAATAAGTATGTTTAAGTATTTAGGTGCAATTTGCAGAACTCCACATTCATAAAAAATTTGGAGACCAGAACAAAATCTGTGTCACCTGTGAACACGAGAACGACAATACAATCCTCTCCATGAAAAAGTTGGTGCCTTTAATCAAGATTTTTTATTCACATTCAATATTACTCACATCTCTCATACTAAGAGTGACAATCTATATAGTAAGGGTGATACCTATTCAATTTGGATTTACAGCTGTTGATTTCTATATTCAGCTTTGCTGGCTGGCAGACCATTCTTTTTACAGCAGTTTGTAAATGGACCTTATTTTAACGGTGATAACTATCTTCATAGAGTTTAGCTACGTCAGGTTCTTGCACATTCACATTTAGTAAGCCATTGATTACAAATGAGTAAACATGTCTTTGTTGCACTCTGCAGTAACCTCTTATGTACAGCTTGGCATTACTCTCAGACACCTTTAGAAAAACCAAGAACAGTTCAAGAAGATTACCTTTCAGCTATTGTGTGAGGCCGACAGTCGTTAAAAGAGAAGTGTGAAAACAACACAGAAATTACATGATGCACAAAAACATTGGTACCTGGAAAATGAACACATCTCTATTTATTAattaaataacaaaataaaaacatGGAAAACTTCAGTGTATTACCATTTTCCCCGTGTTTGCTTTGGAGCCATTTGTTGGGTGAGCTGCAGTCCGATGGTGGTTGCTATGCTGTTGTCAGGATGCATCAACTTTAACCAAACTGGACAGGATGTGGCTAATTCTGCATGGAGACTGACTGGTCCATCGTTTCAGAAAATTAAGGCAATTCCTGAACTTAGAAGAAACAAAATAACTGGCAGTTGGTTTAGTACACACATTAAAAGTTGGTTTTGTGCTACTgactgacatttaaaaaaaattactttaCAATATTGACATTTCTTTTTACTTCTTAAAAACAGCTTTTTTCAGTTAAGTGAATCTTACCGACGATTCTATTCTGAAGTTTAACGAACATCTACTCAATGTTTTGGGGACTGCAGCTGTATTACTGGTTATTAAAAAAGTTGACTGAGCTATGATACAGGTGTTTCACACTTACTATGAATAATATTAATTGTCAATTCAACACTCATACAGTACAAAGTACAGACTGAAGGAAACctgtttctttctttttttttaagtGAGTGTACATCACGACCCGACATACTGAGAATCTTGTATGTATGCAATATATAGAAGTAGTACCATACATCATTAATACAAATCTTCAAGACACTTGTGCATATTTTGTTAGGTACATGGTTTTGAGCTCTGGCATATTTAACCACCGTGGTGGCAGGGCTGTAGCCTATTGTTTCTGGCCAGGGGGGGTTAGTCTCGGTCAGGGCTTGGAGTTGGCTAGGGGTCGTTGAAGTGCCTGAGGCCGATGCGCTGGATGTAGCTGGCATGTGCAGGGCTGTAGTGGTTGGGGTTGGTGAAGTCTGGAAAGCCTGTGTGTCGGGCGGGACTGAAGCGGCCACCAGACACCAGGCCGCTGACAGGAGAGCCGTGTGTGAGGGGAGAGGCCTGATGTACCCTGGATCTGCTTTTTACCACTGCAGAGCTGGGCCAGCTGAAAGACAAACAGAAACAATATCACCACCAGTCTGCATTTATTTGGTCGTTTCCATACGATAGCAACTGACATTTTAAGCCCTTGTCAATGTGTTTCCATATTTACAAGGCAACTTGCAGGCAGTGACAACTGTTCATATGCATGGAGACATGCATACCTTTGCATGTCTGATGAGGTGTATGTCTGCATTGTGCTTTTCCATTTCTGAATGCTGGGGAACTTCGAGGGGTCGATGTCTGTGGCTTCTACTGCCGACAGGACCTCTCTGTCCAACTTGGTTGGTGAATCCCTGAAACAACAGACAAAACAAGAGAGGTAGGTTGAAGGGTTTGGCAGATTTGAATTCTGCTGTTGCTTGCTGATGTCTGTAAGCAGGAAGTTATCCCACTGTGCAGCTTTATTTTCCTCACCGAATACATAACAGCTCGCCTCTGCAGTCAGCTCTAGTACATTATCCTTAATTATAAACTAGGTGgtttgacaaaacatttatttttactgctctaattactttgATAACcattttataatagcaataaggcacctagggggtttgtgatatatggccaatatatatggctaagggctgtgtccgcGTTGCgccgtgcttaagaacagcctttagcagtggtatattggccatatatcacaccccctcgggccttgtTGCGTAATTAAAAACCTCAGAACAATCACCCTAAATCTCATCACTCACCCTTCAATGAAAAGTCTTCTGATGCGAGGTGGGGTCCGTGCTAGTAACTCATGGGAGTTGTCCAGGGACTTATAGGAGCTGGATGATCCTGAGCTGCTCAGATCCCTCCCCCCGTGATCCCACGACTTAGATCTGGCGCAGAGTGTGCGCCCTGACACGGTCCCTGGCCCCAGCACCCTAGTCCTTGGGCCCAGAGCCTCCAAGCTCTCCTTAGCCACAAAGTACTCCTCCGAGCTGCCGCTTCCACCACTGGCCCTGTCCTCCATCCCTACCACCACCTCTCCCTGCACCTCCCCGCTCACACAGGTCCCCCTCCACAcccccccctccctgtccccgGCCTCTGAGCTACAGCCTCTCTCAAACAATGAGTCTTCATTGGTGTCACCCCCTAGCGTGAGACGGCCCACCCCGGATGCCAGGTCGTCCCGAGAGAGTCCTTCCCTGTGCCCACCGTGCCTGTGTCCcccgctcctcctcctctccctgtctctggtgGGGTTGTCCACCCCATCCTGCAGGGACATCCTTTCAAACTCCACCATCAAGTTGGAGATGGGCGACAGCAcgcaggagggagatgaggaggcGCGGTGGGACATCATATCCCCGTTGTGAGTCCTCTCTGCCCCCGTGGAGGGGCACAGGCCCAGGCCGTTGTCGCAGATGGGTGAGAGGAGGCTCTCTGACACGGAGGAGCACAGGAGGTCTCGCTCGGCAGCTGTCTCGATGAGGTCATCGGGCAGGATGTGGAACTCACGGAGGCCCAGGCCGCCCACAGCACCCACCAGACTGTCCTTAGAACACGCCAAGGAGGTAATGCTGGTGAGTGCCGTGTTCTGACGGTTCTTCATCTCCTCCAGGCTGATGTCATCACCCTCGTCCAGGAAGGCCCCCACTGAGATGGAGTTGCAGAACTTCTTGGGCTTGCCTGTAAAtggcagagaggaggggaaactgtTCATTTGAAGCACACAAGAAATGCATTTACTGGTCAATCTAAAGTTGTATGGGAGCATCAATTCAAGACCTTGATGGCTGTATCATCGCTCTCATTTCTCAAACTTGATCATCTGAATTCAATACCAGTACTATACAGTTTATCAATAGGAAATGGTGGGGATAACATTACCTGGGGAAGGGGTTCTGAAGCGGTTGCTGGTTTCGTTCTCCCCTGCCTCTTCGTGTGCACGCTGACTGAAGTCCTTCTTGTTGAGGTACTCCTCCAGCTTACGGAGGCCGTCTGCAGAAGACAGGTCTGTAAAACTGTCCAGGAAATCCCAGTACTCAGCCCAGGGGTGGCCCAGCTCTCTGGCAAGgtctctgtgagggaggagaaCATAACACTGTGGTTGGAGAAGCTGGTAAAAAATTGAACGAAGTTGTTAAACTTCGGGCTTTCTAGACGTACCTGCCCACTTTCTCTGCTCCACGGTCAGGGTCAGACTTCAGGATGTGCTGGAAGTGCACCGCCCTGTCTCTTGGGGGTGTCTTCCATATCCGGCGGAACTCATCTGCCTGCAAGGGGGACACCAATTAATCTtacatatagtgcattcggaaagtattcagaccctttcactttttctacattttgttagattacaggcttattctaaaacatctacacacaatacctcataatgacaaagcaaaacagatttttagtaaaaaaatatatttaaaaaacggaaatattacatttacataagtattcagcccctttactcagtactttgttgaaacacctttggcagcgattacagcctcaagtcttcttggcacacctgtatttggggagctttccattcttctctgcagatcctctcaagcgctgtcaggttggatggggagcgtcgctgcaaagctattttcaggtctctccaaagatttccgatcatgttcaagtccgggctgtgGCTGAGCCAATAAAGGaccttcagagacttgtcctgaagccattcctgcgttgtcttggttgtgtgcttagggttgttgtccggTTGGAACTTCCGCCCCAGTCTGAAGTTCTGAGCGCTCTgcagcaagttttcatcaaggatctttctgtacttcgctctgttcatctttccctcgatcttgactagtctcccagtccctgccgctaaaaaacatccccacagcatgatgctgccaccaccatgattcaccgtagggtgccaggtttccactagacgtgacgcttggcattcaggccaaagagttcaatcctggtttcatcagaccagagaatcttgtttctcatggtctgagtcctttaggtgccatttggcaaactccaagcgggcggtcatgtgccttttactaaggagtggcttccgtctggccactctaccataaaggcctcattgatggagtgctgcagagatggttgtccttctggaaggttctcccatctccacagaggaattctggagctctgtcagagtaaccatcaggttcttggtcatctccctgaccacggcccttctcccctgattgctcagttcggccaggtgtccagctctaggaagagtcttggtggttccaaacttcttccatttaacaatgatgatggccacggtgttcttggggaccttcaatgctgcagaaatgttttggtacccttctccagatctgtgccttgacacaatcctgtctctgagctctatggagaATTtattctacctcatggcttggtttttgctctggcatgcactttggactccaaccaagttgtagaaacatctcaaggatgatcaatggaaacaggatgcatctgggGTCAAtatcaagtctcatagcaaagggtctgaatacctatgtaattaaggtatttctgttttttttttaatttttaatacatttgcaaaaatgtaaaaaaaatcggttttcgctttgtctttttggggtattgtgtgtagattgatgaggactttttttgatttcatccattttagaataaggctgtaacgtaacaaaatgtggaagaaatgaaggggtctgaatacttacttttttttaatacatttgcaaaagtttataaaaacctgttttagctttgtcattatggggtattgtgtgtagattgacaagggaaaataattatttaatcaattttagagtaaggctgcaacgtaacaaaatgtggaaaaagtcaagtggtctgaatactttccaaatgcactgtacatcctgTGTTTCAACAACAGCTTCCCATATGAAAATATAATGAGCTAAAAAATATAGAACTAAAGTGTGAAAATGGGTGATAAGAAGACAAAAAGAGCGCGAGTTGAAAGAGGACATGATATGACAATGACCTTAGATGGGCTGAGTGGGCCAACGAATGCCCTAACTGACATCACTGGATCCATGGGACTTCGTATGAGCCTGGGAGCCAGCGAATGAGGAAGAGTTTCTGATGGCTCAGGTGACCAGGGAGCACCAATGACAGGCTGGGAAGAGTTGTCTGTGGCCCTCAGTAAGGGTATATAACAGCGATCTGTGGTTGACAGAAGAGAAGGTGCCTTGGGGTAAACAGGGAAGATAAGAAAAACACAAGTGCTGTGATTGGGAGGAAGTGTACTTACCTTCCAAATAGTCACATATCTTCTGTTTCACCTCTTGGGTTTTGTTTTTTCTTTCACAAATAACCTGTCAGGAAACAGAAGAATTTCAAGAAATCCAAAAGTCATGTGGATCAATGAGCAGTCATTAGCTAgctttaaaaaaagtatatatcTGGAGAAACTCACATCAGATGGCTTCTGGTCGTACTTGTTCTTGCAGTTTTTATCAGTATCAGGATGTGAACACAGGACATTCACCACTTCTGGACAACCAAACTTACATGCAAAGTGGAGTGGTGTCTCAAAGCCCTGCGACAGACAGAACCAGAGTTAGACACATACACTATGAACAGAGACAAGCCAATCCAAAACACACCAGTCGGTTACAGTTCAACTTTAAAAAACACAGTAGGTCTGCACTCAAAAAGAAGCTTAATTTTTCAATTTCTTAAAATTATTTTGTCTGCACAGGGGAATCGGCTAAAAGCCTTGTCTGCACAAATGTTTCGGCTAGAAACCTTCTTCGGTGTTAAACCTACAGTTAAATCTATCAGCAGGTACATATGGAGAAAGGGTGAGATAAGGAGACTCACAGCTTTGTCTGGAGTATTGAGGTAAAGGTCTATGATGTAACGGATGCGTTTCTGCAGCATGGCCTCCAGGTCATCTGGGTACATGAGCCTCATGAAGTCAGGATTCTCTAGAGTTTCCAGCAGGAGCTGGGCAACACCCGGCTGATTCTCCTTTGCTGCCACGTGCATCACGTTGTACCGGCACCCCTCCTAGGAACACACAGTAGACATTGATGAAGGAAAGTAGTGCAGGTCAGTGTTGGATCACAACTTGTTTGTCACAGCCATTTACTACAGAGGCCTGGCTTGAGACTGGGCTGTGGTTAGAAACATTCATTTGGTTGGAAAAAGGAAAACTAATAGGATTGATACTTAAATTGTCAGAGTAAT is part of the Salvelinus namaycush isolate Seneca chromosome 18, SaNama_1.0, whole genome shotgun sequence genome and harbors:
- the LOC120063268 gene encoding ankyrin repeat and LEM domain-containing protein 2-like; the protein is MEAVLSRLRGLSADELREEFTRADLKCGPITATTRAIFERKLARVLAGAEGSSSNATTTGPATSSSAAAASDAEQAKPVPSCATSAATGTDSPKAVSDEMDFGYGMGLNPPEEEELGLTVKSRAPFNINREDTGSQSTAETPSKMAQVSPMFYGVCPLWEDVLARNDRAHVYGDKKEALQAVKMMKGARFKAFANRDDAEKFAKGICDYYPSPSKSTPCVSPVKPGLVFCKDNVPVMEADTINRERANSFKSPRCQDLTAKLRKAVEKGDEVAFSELVWSNPRYLIGSGDNPTVVQEGCRYNVMHVAAKENQPGVAQLLLETLENPDFMRLMYPDDLEAMLQKRIRYIIDLYLNTPDKAGFETPLHFACKFGCPEVVNVLCSHPDTDKNCKNKYDQKPSDVICERKNKTQEVKQKICDYLEDRCYIPLLRATDNSSQPVIGAPWSPEPSETLPHSLAPRLIRSPMDPVMSVRAFVGPLSPSKADEFRRIWKTPPRDRAVHFQHILKSDPDRGAEKVGRDLARELGHPWAEYWDFLDSFTDLSSADGLRKLEEYLNKKDFSQRAHEEAGENETSNRFRTPSPGKPKKFCNSISVGAFLDEGDDISLEEMKNRQNTALTSITSLACSKDSLVGAVGGLGLREFHILPDDLIETAAERDLLCSSVSESLLSPICDNGLGLCPSTGAERTHNGDMMSHRASSSPSCVLSPISNLMVEFERMSLQDGVDNPTRDRERRRSGGHRHGGHREGLSRDDLASGVGRLTLGGDTNEDSLFERGCSSEAGDREGGVWRGTCVSGEVQGEVVVGMEDRASGGSGSSEEYFVAKESLEALGPRTRVLGPGTVSGRTLCARSKSWDHGGRDLSSSGSSSSYKSLDNSHELLARTPPRIRRLFIEGDSPTKLDREVLSAVEATDIDPSKFPSIQKWKSTMQTYTSSDMQSWPSSAVVKSRSRVHQASPLTHGSPVSGLVSGGRFSPARHTGFPDFTNPNHYSPAHASYIQRIGLRHFNDP